Part of the Pedobacter sp. MC2016-14 genome is shown below.
ATAGAGAAACGAATTGACGATTTGTTGGCACGTATGAATTTGAAGGAGAAAGTAATGCAGCTCAATCAATTTACGTTGGGAAGAAATGATAACGCCAATAACATGGCAGATCCGGTGGCCGATATTCCGGGGGAAATTGGCTCGCTCATCTATTTTGGAAGCAATGCAGATTTGCGTAACAAAGTGCAAAAAAAAGCGATGGAACAAACCCGGTTAGGTATTCCTATCCTTTTTGGCTATGACGTGATTCATGGTTTTCGCACCATTTATCCGATATCTTTAGGCCAGGCCTGCTCCTGGAATGCTGCGTTGGTAGAAAAGGCATGCGGTGTAGCTGCACAAGAAGCCAGAATGTCTGGCGTGGATTGGACTTTTTCGCCAATGATTGATGTAGCGAGAGATGGGCGTTGGGGTCGCGTTGCAGAAGGATATGGCGAGGATACTTATACCAATGCGGTTTTTACCGTGGCCTCTGTTAAGGGCTATCAAGGAGAAGATCTTTCTAGTGAGCGAAACGTAGCAGCTTGCTTGAAACATTATATAGGCTATGGCGCCTCCGAAGCGGGACGGGACTACGTTTACTCAGAAATTTCTTCACAAACCTTGTGGGACACGTATATGTTACCCTACGAAAATGGGGTGAAAGCGGGGGTAGCAACTTTAATGAGCTCTTTTAATGACATTAGTGGAACTCCGGGATCTGCAAATCATTATACCTTAACAGAAGTATTAAAAAAACGCTGGAAACATGATGGTTTTGTGGTTTCGGATTGGGGCTCTATAGAGCAGCTTCGTCCGCAAGGGATAGCAGGCAGTAAAAAAGAAGCCGCTTTTAAGGCGTTCACAGCTGGTGTAGAGATGGATATGATGAACAGGTGTTACGACGCCCATCTTGAAGAACTGGTTAAAGAAGGAAAAGTGTCTGAAGATTTACTGAATGATGCTGTAAGGCGTGTATTAAGAGTAAAATTTAGGTTGGGATTATTTGATCGTCCATATACGCCTGCTACGACAGAAAAGGAGCGGTTTTATCGCCCGGAAAGTTTAAAGATTGCCGAACAATTGGCTGAAGAGTCAATAGTGTTACTTAAAAATGAAAACAAAGTATTACCCATAAATAATGTCTCTAAAATTGCAGTGATTGGCCCAATGGCAAAGACTAAATGGCATTTGCTGGGCTCTTGGGCTGCTCAAGGTAATTCGGAAGATATTATAACCATTTATGATGCTTTGCAGGCGGAGTATAAAGGGAAAGCAGAAGTTGCTTACGCTTTGGGCTGTGACTTTGATGGAAAGGACAGAAAAGATTTAGAGGAAGCAAAAGCTTTAGCCGCAAAATCTGATCTGATTGTACTGTGTTTGGGTGAGAAGAAAAATTGGAGTGGAGAGAATGCTTCACGTTCTACTATTGCATTGCCGCAAATACAGGAAGAGCTGGCTATGGAACTTAAAAAGTTAGGAAAGCGGGTAGTCCTTGTGCTCTCAAATGGTCGCCCTCTGGAACTGAGCCGGCTGGAACCCATTAGTGATGCTATTTTGACGATGTGGCAACCTGGAACTCCGGGAGGCAAGCCACTTGCCGGCGTATTATCCGGCCGTGTTAATCCCTCTGGCAAACTGGCAATGACCTTTCCTTATTCAACTGGTCAAATCCCCATTTATTATAATTACAGACAAAGCGCCCGCCCGCATCAGGGAAAATATCAGGATATTCAAAGCACACCCTTATATGAATTTGCACATGGATTAAGCTACACTACTTTCGGGTACGGAGAATTAAAAGTTTCTGTATCTAAATTAAAACGGGGCGACAAACTAACGGTTGAAATTCCGGTGACCAATATGGGAGACCGGGACGGGGTAGAAACGGTACACTGGTTTATACAAGACCCGGTTTGTACGATATCGCGCCCCGTAAAGGAACTTAAATATTTTGAGAAACAGTTGCTGAAAAAAGGAGAAACAAAGTTGTATAAATTTGAAGTAAACCTTGAACGTGATCTTAGCTTTGTAAATGGTGAAGGACAACGCTTTTTAGAAAGTGGAGAATACAATATTATGGTAAAGAATAAAAAAATTAAAATAGAAATTGTAGATTGATGCTTTGCGCTGCTAATGGGATGAATAAATCTGATAGCTTCCTAACAGCTAAAAAACAAATTTAAACAGATGAAAAAATGCATCCTTGTTACTAGTTTTATTCTTTTTTTTCAAATTGCTTTTGCCATAGATATTACCAGGTATAGGTTTCATTTAATGCCGGAAACTTCTTACTATGGTGGTATACAGAGTATTGCTAAGGACAGTTTGGGAAGAATGTGGTACACTGGCCCTGATGCACTTTTTATGTACGATGGGAATAGCTTTTATCAATTAAATGATATTGTTTTTGCCACTCAACCAAAATTAAAATGGGGTTATGGCTCATTGATTAGGAATAAAAAGGGGGATTTGTTTCTTGGGACGGGGCATGGTTTATTAAAATTCAATTATCAGAAGTTTTCTTTCGATTTAGTGGCTTCTGGTAAAATCCGCTCATTATGTTTAAATGACGACGGTACCTTGTGTATGTTGACGGGGGATAGTGTGAAATGCTATGATCCACGAAGCCGGAAGACAATTGGTTTTGCGTTGCCAAAAAATCAGTCTTTTAACCACATTATTAGTTTAAAGGGAAATATTTTTATTACTCAAAATGCCACGCTTTACAAAATAGAATTTTCTAAACACCGTTTGGTTCCCTTTGTAGATTTTGGTACAAATACTGTGATTGATGGTTTAGCATACCGCGGTATGTATTATTTCCTTACTCAGCGTGGCGGGATTCATGTTGCTGATGCCAGCGGCAGGTTGAAAAATACAATTCCGGTAGTGATAGCTGGAAATCAATCTGTATTAACGAAGAAATTATTTATAGACCAAACGGGGGTGATATGGGTAGCTACCCAGGCAGGACTTTTCTTTTATGATCCAGTTAAGGAGAGCAGTAATTTTTTGCGAATGAATTTGAATGATGCATTTTCATTGCCTAACAATTCAATCTGGACCATCTATCCAGACCCGGATCAAGGTGCATGGATTGGTACATATGGAGGTAAAATTGCTTATTGTTCTCTTTACGATGCGCAGGTTAGATATTTTAGACCAAATCCGGGCGGGCTTAATCATCCGATAGTGAGCGGTTTTCAGGAAGATCATTTAGGGAACATTTGGATTGGAACAGAAGGTGGGGGGGTGAATTATTGGAACCGGCAAAGCGATTCATTCAGCCATTTTTTAAAGTCGCAGCGCAACTCACCAAATTCAAATATGATTAAGCGTTTGAAGTTTGATGTGGAAAGTAAACATTTGTCTATTTCGGCATTTAGCGGTGGTGTGGGTACATACGACCTAGGCAGCAAGCTATTCGAAAGTTTTAATTTTCTTTCTCCGGAAAGCAGAGAGCCGCTAACGGTGTATGATTTTGCACAAGACAATGAGGGCACGTGGTGGATGAGTGATCCTGATAAATCATTTTTTTACCGTAAGAAACCGCAAGCTGAAATAGAAATAGTGAACGTGAGGGGAAGCAAAGGTGAAAAGTTGAATTTAGAAGTAGAAGTGTTGTATGTAAATAAGGAAAATCAACTGTGCCTGGTTACGCATCAAGGCTTTTTTATTGTAGATAGAAATACATTAAAAGTGTTAAAAAGTTACCTGATTAAAGATGCTTCTTATTCTGCTAATTACCTCTGTAGTTTTAACCTGGCTTCTAATGGCGATTTATGGTTTGGTACTTTAGGCAAAGGCGTAAATGTGCTGAAAAGCGATGGAACCTATATCAATTACAGTGCTGAGAATGGCTTCCCGGCTAAAATGGTGTTCGGTATACTGGAAGACAATACATCGAAAAATATGTGGCTTAGTACAAGCGACGGACTTTACTTCTACGACCGGAAGTTGAAAAGATTTGAAAAGGCGAGATTTTATCAGGAAAACAATTGTGGGTCTTTTTATATCCGTTCTGCATACAAGACTGCAAAAGGAGAAATGCTTTTTGGTGGCACCAACGGTTTTATGCTCTTTGATCCAGCTTATTTAAATAAAAACCCACAGAAACCAAAAGTGTTTTTTACAGGTTTTTTTGTGAATAATAAGCAGGTGACCATACATTCGGAGCACTCTCCTTTAACTAAAGATATAGCCAGTCTTTCAAATAAAGAAGAAAATAGGATACGACTTTCCAGTCAGGAATCTAATGTAGAAATCAGGTTTTCTGCAAATAGTTATCTGTCGGCGGATAAGAACCAATTTGCTTACCGAATGGTAGGACTGGGTGGAAAATGGCAGATAGGGCATGCAAACCAAAAATCTGTGCAGTTTCTTAATCTGCCTGGCGGCGACTACACTTTCGAAATTAAGGCTTCTAATAACGATGGGCTGTGGGGAGATCAGATATCAAGGTTATATATTCATGTAGATCCGCCTTTTTTCCTTTCATGGTGGGCCTATTGTCTTTACGTCCTAATAGTTATTTCGCTGCTGTTTTTCATTGCCAGATACTACACCAATAAAAAAGTTTTTAAGGAAAGATTGGCACTGGAAGCTTTAAAGGAGCAGAATATGCGCGAACTGAGCCAGGCTCGTACAGATTTTTTTACGAATCTTTCTCACGACCTCAAAACTCCTTTAACCTTGGTTATTCAACCTTTAAAACAGTTAAAGGAGACACTTTCTGCAAATGAGAGTGCAATTGGATACATGGGTTTGATAGAAAAGAATGTATCCAGGATACAGCGGATGATCAGCCAGCTGTTACGTTTTCGTGAAATTGAAAGTCAGAAGATTACCCTTAATCCTCAAATTGGCGATTTCATCAACTTTGTGAGAGATCTTTTTGGCCTCTTTGAACTTTACGCCAATAAGAAGGGGATTGAGACCAACATCTCCGCACAGAAGGATAATCTGTTTGTTGCCTTTGATTATGATGTAATAGAAAAAATATTGACTAACCTGTTTTCGAATGCATTAAAATATACACCTAACAAGGGCTATGTCGGCGTACGTATTTATACTGCTACAGAGGATGAAAAAGACAGGTTATCTGAGTTAGATATGCAGGAAACTGAATATGTTTCTATTGAAGTTTTAAATAGTGGTGATGGGTTTTCTGAAGAACAGATTGCTAAACTTTTTACTTCATTTAATCGCCTGTCTTCACACCGGCCTACTTTTGAGGAGAGTTCTGGTTTGGGGCTTGCCATTGTGAAAGAACTGGTTGATGTATTAGGAGGTAAAATATGGATGGTAAACAAGATGGACAAAATCTCATTCACCATTATATTGCCGCTGAAAAAGCAGGCTAGTTCTGGAGATATGCAGTCGAATGTATATGATTATACAATTTCTGAAATCGACGATATTATTATGCAGGATATAGCGGAACCTGAAAGTGGAGGCACCAGTGCAAGGAAGGCGAATAGTATATTGCTGATTGACGATGATCTGCAGATGCGCGCCTATCTGGAACAACGATTGGCTGAAAAGTATAATGTTTATACCGCAAGTGATGGGGTAGAGGGCCTGATTAAAGCGGAGAAGATTTATCCTCAATTGATTATTACAGACTTGATTATGCCAAATCGTAATGGTTTGGAGGTATGCAGTAGTTTAAGAAAGAATTTCAAGACCAGTCATATTCCTATTATCATGATTTCTGGCAATGGAGATGACAACCAAAATAAAATTAGGGCCCTGGAGTATGGTGCCAGTGTATTTATTGATAAACCTTTTGATGTTGATTATCTATTGCAACAAATGGAAACCATTTTAAAGAACCAACAAGAACTGAAAGAAAAATATAGCAAAAGGATATCTGTAGACCCATCTAACGTAACGGTGACTTCTATGGACGAAGAGCTGCTTAGAAAAGCGATGAAAGTTATTGAAGAGAATATTGCCAATGCCAATTATTCTGTAGAAGACTTTGTGTCTGACATGAATGTAGGCAGGACTATTTTGTATCAAAAAATCCATGATATTGTGGGCATGTCTATTAAGGAATTTATCCTGAATGTTCGTCTGAAAAGAAGTGCATACCTGCTGGAAAAATCAGATTTGACTGTCGCGGAAGTGGCTTATCAAACCGGTTTTAACAACGCAAAATATTTCAGTGTATGTTTCAAAAAGCAATTTGAATTGAGTCCCTCTGAATTTAAGAAAAAGACATCTGCCAGTTTAGATAAGAAAAACTAAATATTTTGCTTCATTTTTTCCTGGCGTACGAAAGAGAACCATTTTTGTACAAAAGTGAACCTTTGAGCATAGCGTTTATGCTAGTTTTGATAATACTATCAACCAATATTTCCAAAATATAAACTGAATGAACAATAAGCGGACACAATTTTTACTGCTATTTCTGGTAGCAGTATTCACATTTGGGCGAGTTAGTGCTCAACCTTTAAAAGAAATAGTGAATAAGGCTTTTCAAAATGCAGAGCAGCAGAGCCTTTTAATGGCCAAAAAGTACGAAAACCAACCAGGAAGCTTACCTAAATCTTTCGAAAACGGAAAAGATACTTTTTCAGATTCAAGATGGTGGTGTAGTGGTTTTTTTCCTGGTTCACTGTGGTATTTATACGAAAATAATAAAAATGAGCAATTACTTAGGTA
Proteins encoded:
- a CDS encoding glycoside hydrolase family 3 N-terminal domain-containing protein, whose protein sequence is MKKVTLLLSIILMMIFSSYKQEKPLYKDAKQPIEKRIDDLLARMNLKEKVMQLNQFTLGRNDNANNMADPVADIPGEIGSLIYFGSNADLRNKVQKKAMEQTRLGIPILFGYDVIHGFRTIYPISLGQACSWNAALVEKACGVAAQEARMSGVDWTFSPMIDVARDGRWGRVAEGYGEDTYTNAVFTVASVKGYQGEDLSSERNVAACLKHYIGYGASEAGRDYVYSEISSQTLWDTYMLPYENGVKAGVATLMSSFNDISGTPGSANHYTLTEVLKKRWKHDGFVVSDWGSIEQLRPQGIAGSKKEAAFKAFTAGVEMDMMNRCYDAHLEELVKEGKVSEDLLNDAVRRVLRVKFRLGLFDRPYTPATTEKERFYRPESLKIAEQLAEESIVLLKNENKVLPINNVSKIAVIGPMAKTKWHLLGSWAAQGNSEDIITIYDALQAEYKGKAEVAYALGCDFDGKDRKDLEEAKALAAKSDLIVLCLGEKKNWSGENASRSTIALPQIQEELAMELKKLGKRVVLVLSNGRPLELSRLEPISDAILTMWQPGTPGGKPLAGVLSGRVNPSGKLAMTFPYSTGQIPIYYNYRQSARPHQGKYQDIQSTPLYEFAHGLSYTTFGYGELKVSVSKLKRGDKLTVEIPVTNMGDRDGVETVHWFIQDPVCTISRPVKELKYFEKQLLKKGETKLYKFEVNLERDLSFVNGEGQRFLESGEYNIMVKNKKIKIEIVD
- a CDS encoding response regulator; this encodes MKKCILVTSFILFFQIAFAIDITRYRFHLMPETSYYGGIQSIAKDSLGRMWYTGPDALFMYDGNSFYQLNDIVFATQPKLKWGYGSLIRNKKGDLFLGTGHGLLKFNYQKFSFDLVASGKIRSLCLNDDGTLCMLTGDSVKCYDPRSRKTIGFALPKNQSFNHIISLKGNIFITQNATLYKIEFSKHRLVPFVDFGTNTVIDGLAYRGMYYFLTQRGGIHVADASGRLKNTIPVVIAGNQSVLTKKLFIDQTGVIWVATQAGLFFYDPVKESSNFLRMNLNDAFSLPNNSIWTIYPDPDQGAWIGTYGGKIAYCSLYDAQVRYFRPNPGGLNHPIVSGFQEDHLGNIWIGTEGGGVNYWNRQSDSFSHFLKSQRNSPNSNMIKRLKFDVESKHLSISAFSGGVGTYDLGSKLFESFNFLSPESREPLTVYDFAQDNEGTWWMSDPDKSFFYRKKPQAEIEIVNVRGSKGEKLNLEVEVLYVNKENQLCLVTHQGFFIVDRNTLKVLKSYLIKDASYSANYLCSFNLASNGDLWFGTLGKGVNVLKSDGTYINYSAENGFPAKMVFGILEDNTSKNMWLSTSDGLYFYDRKLKRFEKARFYQENNCGSFYIRSAYKTAKGEMLFGGTNGFMLFDPAYLNKNPQKPKVFFTGFFVNNKQVTIHSEHSPLTKDIASLSNKEENRIRLSSQESNVEIRFSANSYLSADKNQFAYRMVGLGGKWQIGHANQKSVQFLNLPGGDYTFEIKASNNDGLWGDQISRLYIHVDPPFFLSWWAYCLYVLIVISLLFFIARYYTNKKVFKERLALEALKEQNMRELSQARTDFFTNLSHDLKTPLTLVIQPLKQLKETLSANESAIGYMGLIEKNVSRIQRMISQLLRFREIESQKITLNPQIGDFINFVRDLFGLFELYANKKGIETNISAQKDNLFVAFDYDVIEKILTNLFSNALKYTPNKGYVGVRIYTATEDEKDRLSELDMQETEYVSIEVLNSGDGFSEEQIAKLFTSFNRLSSHRPTFEESSGLGLAIVKELVDVLGGKIWMVNKMDKISFTIILPLKKQASSGDMQSNVYDYTISEIDDIIMQDIAEPESGGTSARKANSILLIDDDLQMRAYLEQRLAEKYNVYTASDGVEGLIKAEKIYPQLIITDLIMPNRNGLEVCSSLRKNFKTSHIPIIMISGNGDDNQNKIRALEYGASVFIDKPFDVDYLLQQMETILKNQQELKEKYSKRISVDPSNVTVTSMDEELLRKAMKVIEENIANANYSVEDFVSDMNVGRTILYQKIHDIVGMSIKEFILNVRLKRSAYLLEKSDLTVAEVAYQTGFNNAKYFSVCFKKQFELSPSEFKKKTSASLDKKN